A genomic region of Pseudopipra pipra isolate bDixPip1 chromosome W, bDixPip1.hap1, whole genome shotgun sequence contains the following coding sequences:
- the LOC135405034 gene encoding olfactory receptor 14J1-like: protein MSNSSSMTQFLLLAFADRRELQLLHFWLFLAISLAALLANGLILSAVACDHHLHTPMGFFLLNLSLTDLGCICTTVPKAMDNSLHNTTTISYTGCAAQAFFFLFFISAEYYLLIVMCYDRYVAICKPLHYGTLLGSRACAHMAAAAWATGFLNSLLLTANTFSLPLCQGNALGQFFCELPHILKLSCSHSYIRELGLLLISICLAFGCFIFIVFSYVQIFRAVLRIPSQQGRHKAFTTCLPHLAVVSLFISTAAFAYLKPPFISSPSLDLTLSVLYSVVPPALNPFIYSLRNQELKDALRKMMTGCFSGAIQCLFSGV, encoded by the coding sequence atgtccaacagcagctccatgacccagttcctcctcctggcattcgcagacaggcgggagctgcagctcctgcacttctggctcttcctggccatctccctggctgccctcctggccaacggcctcatcctcagcgccgtagcctgtgaccaccacctgcacacccccatgggcttcttcctgctcaacctctccctcacagacctgggctgcatctgcaccactgtccccaaagccatggacaactccctccataacaccacaaccatctcctacacaggatgtgctgcacaggcctttttctttctgtttttcatctcagcagagtattATCTTCTCATcgtcatgtgctacgaccgctacgttgccatctgcaaacccctgcactacgggaccctcctgggcagcagagcttgtgcccacatggcagcagctgcctgggccactgggtttctcaattctctgctgctcacagccaatacattttccctgcccctgtgccagggcaatgccctgggccagttcttctgtgaactcccacacatcctcaagctctcctgctcacattCCTACATCAGGGAACTCGGGCTTCTCTTGATTTCCATCTGTTTAgcatttggttgtttcattttcattgttttctcctatgtgcagatcttcagggctgtgctgaggatcccctctcagcagggacggcacaaagcctttaCCAcatgcctccctcacctggctgtagtctccctgtttatcagcactgcagcatttgcctacctgaagccccccttcatctcctccccatccctggatctgaccctgtcagttctgtactctgtggtgcctccagcactgaaccccttcatctacagcctcaggaaccaggagctcaaggatgccctgaggaaaatgatgactggatgcttttcaggagcaatacagtgcctgttttctggtgtgtag